One genomic region from Actinocatenispora thailandica encodes:
- a CDS encoding YifB family Mg chelatase-like AAA ATPase, with the protein MGYARVLSVGLLGLAGRLIEVEADLSAGLPGMIVSGLPDAAVNESRERIRAAVINSGLPWPNRRITVNLLPASMPKHGSLFDLGVAAAVLCAAGAVPADRIQDVALIGELGLDGRVRPVRGVLPAVLAAARSGVHRVLVPAGNGREAALVPGTVVQTVDTLATLLAHLRGEGELPGPDAVADTIDDPPGADLVDVVGQERGRRAVEIAAAGGHNVALFGPPGAGKTMLAERLPGVLPALSDEQALEVTAVHSVAGTLPSSAGLLRKPPYQAPHHTSTPAAIVGGGSGLPRPGSISLAHHGVLFLDEAPEYRPGVLNALREPLENGEIRLARAAGNTCFPARFQLVLAANPCPCGERGGECLCSPLVRRRYLGRLSGPLLDRVDLQLDLLPIRSVQLLSEDRTPEDSATVAARVRQARRSAASRWSGAAGPLNATIPGRTLRSGRWRLPRTVTALAERLVDSGALSARGYDRVLRIAWTVADLAGRSRPDAGDVAEAVELRTRTTP; encoded by the coding sequence ATGGGATACGCACGCGTGCTGTCGGTCGGGCTGCTCGGGCTGGCCGGGCGGCTGATCGAGGTCGAGGCCGACCTGTCCGCCGGACTGCCCGGGATGATCGTCTCCGGCCTTCCGGACGCCGCGGTCAACGAGTCACGGGAACGCATCCGGGCGGCCGTCATCAACTCCGGCCTGCCCTGGCCCAACCGGCGCATCACCGTCAACCTGCTGCCGGCGTCGATGCCCAAGCACGGTTCGCTGTTCGATCTCGGTGTCGCGGCGGCGGTGCTGTGCGCGGCCGGCGCCGTCCCGGCCGATCGCATCCAGGACGTGGCGCTGATCGGCGAGCTCGGCCTGGACGGCCGGGTCCGCCCGGTCCGGGGAGTGCTGCCGGCGGTGCTCGCCGCGGCTCGGTCCGGCGTCCACCGGGTCCTCGTTCCCGCCGGTAACGGCCGCGAGGCGGCGCTGGTGCCGGGCACCGTGGTGCAGACCGTGGACACCCTCGCGACGCTGCTCGCCCACCTGCGCGGGGAGGGCGAACTGCCGGGTCCGGACGCCGTCGCCGACACCATCGACGACCCGCCGGGCGCCGACCTGGTCGACGTCGTCGGGCAGGAGCGCGGCCGACGCGCGGTCGAGATCGCGGCGGCCGGCGGCCACAACGTCGCGTTGTTCGGTCCGCCCGGGGCCGGCAAGACCATGCTGGCCGAACGGTTGCCCGGCGTGCTCCCGGCGCTGTCGGACGAGCAGGCGCTCGAGGTCACCGCGGTGCACTCGGTGGCCGGCACGCTGCCCTCGTCGGCGGGACTGCTGAGAAAGCCTCCATACCAGGCTCCGCACCACACCTCGACGCCCGCCGCGATCGTCGGCGGCGGCAGCGGGCTGCCCCGACCAGGCTCGATCTCCCTCGCGCACCACGGGGTGCTGTTCCTCGACGAAGCACCGGAGTACCGCCCCGGGGTGCTGAACGCGCTGCGGGAGCCGCTGGAGAACGGCGAGATCCGGCTCGCCCGCGCGGCGGGCAACACCTGTTTCCCGGCCCGGTTCCAGCTCGTGCTCGCGGCGAATCCGTGCCCCTGCGGGGAACGCGGCGGCGAATGCCTCTGCAGCCCGCTGGTGCGCCGGCGCTACCTCGGTCGGCTGTCCGGACCGCTGCTGGACCGGGTCGACCTGCAACTCGATCTGTTGCCGATCCGATCGGTGCAACTGCTCAGCGAGGATCGCACCCCGGAAGACTCGGCAACCGTCGCCGCTCGCGTCCGGCAGGCGCGTCGAAGTGCCGCGTCGCGCTGGTCCGGCGCGGCCGGTCCGCTCAACGCCACCATTCCCGGTCGGACGTTGCGCTCGGGGCGATGGCGGCTGCCGCGGACGGTGACCGCGCTCGCCGAGCGCCTGGTGGACAGCGGCGCCCTGTCGGCGCGCGGGTACGACCGGGTGCTGCGGATCGCGTGGACGGTGGCCGATCTGGCTGGGCGATCGCGTCCGGACGCCGGTGACGTCGCCGAGGCGGTCGAGCTGCGAACCAGGACCACGCCGTGA
- the dprA gene encoding DNA-processing protein DprA: MDARLARAAETIGWQRHRLARVALCWLVEPGHRPLGAMVRELGPIEVLRRLYTGAVPGRVSSAAAARLAAGDPVQRALQLAREGERLGCRVVVPEDDEWPAQVEDLVRIGRDTDPRADPHTDPPILLWARGARRIDAATERAVAVVGARAATDYGAHVTAELAFGLADRGWTVVSGGAYGVDAAAHRGALAACGPTVAVQACGLDISYPVANAGLLERIGQDGVLLSEWPPGAGAQRHRFLIRNRVIAALCRGTVVVEASARSGTRNTARRARELGRIVLAVPGPVTSGMSVGTNLMIRQDEARLVSTAAEVIEEVGRIGDDLAPIPHGARTPRDDLDAVSTTVLDAVPLRRAASVEEIAVAAGVSAQQVRRTVPLLAMLGFVEDTGAGYRLRPEETPRDSTQGRPSIRG, translated from the coding sequence GTGGACGCTCGGTTGGCGCGGGCCGCGGAGACCATCGGTTGGCAGCGGCATCGCCTGGCCAGGGTGGCGCTGTGCTGGTTGGTCGAGCCCGGGCATCGGCCGCTCGGTGCCATGGTCCGCGAACTCGGTCCGATCGAGGTGCTGCGCCGGCTCTACACCGGGGCCGTGCCGGGGCGGGTCAGCTCGGCCGCGGCGGCTCGTCTCGCCGCTGGAGACCCGGTGCAGCGCGCGCTGCAGTTGGCCCGGGAGGGCGAACGGCTCGGCTGCCGCGTGGTCGTGCCCGAAGACGACGAGTGGCCGGCCCAGGTCGAAGACCTGGTGCGGATCGGCCGAGACACCGATCCGCGGGCCGACCCGCACACCGATCCGCCGATCCTGTTGTGGGCGCGAGGTGCTCGGCGGATCGATGCGGCCACCGAGCGCGCGGTCGCGGTCGTCGGTGCCCGGGCCGCCACCGACTACGGCGCGCACGTCACCGCGGAACTCGCGTTCGGTCTCGCCGACCGTGGCTGGACCGTCGTCTCCGGCGGGGCGTACGGCGTGGACGCGGCGGCGCACCGCGGCGCGCTCGCCGCGTGCGGGCCGACGGTCGCCGTCCAGGCGTGCGGGCTCGACATCAGCTATCCGGTGGCCAACGCCGGCCTGCTGGAGCGCATCGGTCAGGATGGCGTGCTGCTCAGCGAGTGGCCGCCGGGCGCTGGTGCGCAGCGGCACCGGTTCCTGATCCGCAACCGGGTGATCGCCGCGCTGTGCCGTGGCACGGTGGTGGTCGAAGCGTCCGCCCGCAGCGGTACCAGGAACACCGCGCGCCGGGCCCGGGAGCTGGGTCGCATCGTGCTGGCCGTGCCCGGGCCCGTCACCTCGGGCATGAGCGTGGGTACGAACCTGATGATCCGCCAGGACGAGGCCAGGCTCGTGTCGACCGCGGCGGAGGTGATCGAGGAGGTCGGTCGCATCGGCGACGACCTCGCGCCGATCCCGCACGGCGCCCGTACCCCGCGCGATGATCTCGACGCCGTGTCCACGACCGTGTTGGATGCCGTGCCGTTGCGCCGCGCGGCCAGCGTCGAGGAGATCGCGGTCGCCGCCGGGGTCTCCGCGCAGCAGGTCCGCCGGACGGTGCCGCTGCTGGCCATGCTGGGCTTCGTCGAGGACACCGGTGCCGGCTACCGCCTTCGACCCGAGGAGACGCCGCGCGATTCGACGCAGGGCCGCCCCAGCATCCGTGGTTGA
- a CDS encoding tyrosine recombinase XerC yields the protein MAGSGSSTEARYEALPEELRDAVDLFARYLSSERARSAHTIRAYLTDIVQLLDHAGRMRAGTLDAALALPVLRSWLARQRGTGAARSTLARRAAAARTFSGWAHQAGLIRVDRARALGVPRAERTLPTVLAAEQAAALVEAPGAGGSATEASGGPAASGTGDGPVDEAQVRDPVALRDAALLELLYATAVRVGELCGLDLGDVDEERRLVRVTGKGDKQRSVPYGVPAEQAIRAYLRDGRPALVARPSGSALLLGVRGGRLNPRTVRRIVAARAAEAGVPVVAPHALRHSAATHLLDGGADLRSVQELLGHASLASTQLYTHVSVERLRRAYRQAHPRA from the coding sequence GTGGCAGGCAGCGGGAGTTCCACCGAGGCGCGCTACGAAGCGCTGCCAGAGGAGCTGCGAGACGCGGTCGACCTGTTCGCCCGGTACCTGTCGAGCGAGCGGGCCCGCTCGGCGCACACGATCCGGGCATACCTGACCGACATCGTCCAGTTGCTGGATCATGCCGGCCGGATGCGCGCCGGCACGCTCGACGCCGCGCTGGCGTTGCCGGTGCTGCGCAGTTGGCTCGCGCGACAGCGCGGTACGGGGGCGGCACGCAGCACGCTGGCACGCCGGGCGGCGGCCGCCCGTACGTTCTCGGGCTGGGCGCACCAAGCGGGCCTGATCCGCGTCGACCGGGCGCGTGCGCTCGGCGTGCCCCGAGCCGAGCGCACGCTGCCGACCGTGCTTGCCGCCGAGCAGGCCGCGGCGCTCGTCGAGGCGCCTGGCGCCGGTGGGTCGGCGACCGAGGCGTCAGGCGGTCCGGCCGCCTCCGGGACCGGCGACGGGCCGGTCGACGAGGCGCAGGTCCGAGATCCGGTGGCGCTGCGCGACGCGGCGCTGCTGGAACTGCTGTACGCGACGGCGGTACGGGTCGGCGAGCTGTGCGGGCTCGACCTGGGCGACGTGGACGAGGAGCGTCGGTTGGTCCGCGTCACCGGCAAGGGCGACAAACAACGGTCCGTCCCGTACGGGGTGCCCGCCGAGCAGGCGATTCGGGCGTACCTGCGGGATGGTCGCCCGGCGCTGGTGGCGCGGCCGAGCGGATCGGCGCTGCTGCTCGGGGTGCGCGGCGGCCGCCTGAACCCGCGTACGGTGCGTCGCATCGTCGCGGCCCGCGCGGCCGAGGCGGGGGTGCCGGTGGTGGCGCCGCACGCGCTGCGGCACTCGGCGGCCACACACCTGCTCGATGGGGGAGCGGATCTGCGGTCGGTGCAGGAACTGCTGGGTCATGCATCATTGGCATCGACACAGCTCTACACCCATGTCTCGGTCGAACGGCTCCGCCGCGCGTACCGTCAGGCACATCCCCGCGCGTGA
- a CDS encoding aminotransferase class V-fold PLP-dependent enzyme, with product MAIDKPPEPLPGARLLFTLDPGYVHLNHGSFGAAPIPTQRAAARLREEQEADPMRFLKPPGIVQRVRHTRRHLARFVGADPDGTALVPNVTAACAVVLGSVRLRPGDEILLTDHTYGAVALEAARRCAETGATVVQARIGLEDDDDAVVAAIAAATTDRTRVAIIDQISSATAKLFPVRRIAAELHRRGVFVAIDAAHVPGMIDVDVSALGVDAWFGNLHKWAYAPRGTGLLSVAAAHHGSVRPLAASWEYDNGFPASVEFQGTQDLAGWLAAPAGLHTMTALGVDVVRDHNARLARYGQRLITEALGTPAVRSAPELAMRVVRLPAGVATTPEAASQLRDRIAEQLRIHVAVSAWRRIGLLRICAQVYNGAEDFERLARSLPPLLRAR from the coding sequence ATGGCAATCGACAAGCCACCCGAGCCGCTGCCCGGCGCTCGACTGCTCTTCACTCTGGACCCCGGTTACGTCCATCTGAACCACGGTTCGTTCGGTGCGGCGCCGATCCCGACGCAGCGGGCGGCGGCGCGGCTGCGGGAGGAGCAGGAGGCGGACCCGATGCGGTTCCTGAAACCGCCGGGAATCGTCCAACGCGTCCGGCACACCCGGCGGCATCTGGCCCGATTCGTTGGCGCCGATCCGGACGGGACGGCACTCGTGCCGAACGTCACAGCCGCCTGCGCCGTCGTGCTCGGCTCGGTGCGGCTGCGTCCTGGCGACGAGATCCTGCTCACCGATCACACCTACGGTGCGGTGGCTCTGGAGGCGGCGCGCCGGTGCGCGGAGACCGGCGCCACCGTGGTCCAGGCCCGGATCGGGCTGGAGGACGACGACGACGCGGTGGTCGCGGCGATCGCCGCGGCGACCACCGACCGGACCAGGGTCGCGATCATCGATCAGATCAGCTCGGCGACCGCGAAGTTGTTCCCGGTGCGGCGGATCGCGGCGGAACTGCACCGCCGCGGGGTGTTCGTCGCGATCGACGCGGCGCACGTGCCTGGCATGATCGACGTCGACGTGTCGGCGCTGGGCGTCGACGCCTGGTTCGGCAACCTGCACAAGTGGGCGTACGCCCCGCGCGGCACCGGCCTGCTGTCGGTCGCCGCCGCACACCACGGCAGCGTCCGACCACTGGCCGCGTCCTGGGAGTACGACAACGGGTTCCCGGCCAGCGTCGAGTTCCAGGGCACCCAGGACCTCGCAGGATGGCTCGCCGCGCCCGCCGGCCTGCACACCATGACCGCGCTGGGGGTGGATGTCGTGCGCGACCACAACGCGCGGCTCGCCCGGTACGGGCAGCGCCTGATCACCGAGGCGCTGGGCACGCCGGCGGTGCGAAGCGCTCCGGAGTTGGCGATGCGGGTCGTTCGGCTGCCGGCCGGTGTGGCGACCACACCTGAGGCGGCGAGCCAGCTTCGCGACCGGATCGCCGAGCAGCTGCGGATCCATGTCGCGGTGAGCGCGTGGCGCCGGATCGGGCTGCTGCGCATCTGCGCCCAGGTCTACAACGGAGCCGAAGACTTCGAGCGACTGGCCCGCAGCCTGCCGCCGCTGCTGCGGGCCCGGTAG
- a CDS encoding murein hydrolase activator EnvC family protein, which yields MDHSSEVLSRPDSIADRATPTHPSRPAGRVRGLLRRPGRPARAARGRWIAAVATVAALAICGVLAAQRPAHGGPAGATPAPRAGYRWPLPGTPAVVRAFDPPPERWLPGHRGVDLGAAAGVPVLAAGPGVVTFAGHIAGVGVVSIDHAGGLRTTYQPVRPLVHPGDHVAAGQRIGILDAGHPGCRRSACLHWGLRRGERYLDPLILLGFGRVRLLPLAPDRAV from the coding sequence GTGGACCACAGCTCCGAAGTGCTGTCCCGGCCGGACTCGATCGCCGACCGGGCGACGCCGACCCACCCGAGCAGGCCCGCCGGACGGGTGCGCGGCCTGCTGCGTCGCCCGGGGCGACCGGCCCGGGCCGCTCGCGGCCGATGGATCGCCGCGGTGGCGACGGTGGCAGCGCTGGCGATCTGCGGTGTGCTGGCAGCGCAGCGCCCGGCGCACGGTGGCCCGGCCGGGGCGACGCCCGCACCGCGCGCCGGATACCGCTGGCCGCTGCCCGGCACGCCGGCGGTTGTTCGGGCGTTCGACCCCCCGCCGGAACGCTGGTTGCCTGGCCACCGGGGCGTCGATCTTGGCGCCGCGGCCGGCGTGCCGGTGCTCGCCGCCGGCCCGGGTGTGGTCACCTTCGCCGGGCACATCGCCGGTGTCGGAGTCGTCAGCATCGACCACGCCGGTGGCCTGCGCACGACCTACCAACCGGTGCGACCGCTGGTCCACCCCGGTGACCACGTCGCCGCCGGGCAACGCATCGGCATCCTCGATGCCGGGCATCCCGGCTGCCGCCGGTCGGCGTGCCTGCACTGGGGGCTGCGCCGCGGCGAGCGGTACCTGGACCCGCTGATCCTCCTCGGCTTCGGCCGGGTGCGGCTACTGCCGCTGGCCCCGGATCGGGCTGTCTGA